In Burkholderia lata, the DNA window CGATCATCCCGAACGCGGTGGTCGCGGTCGCGACGAGGAGCGCGATGCCCGCGCCGCGCGCGCGTGGCCGGAACGCGCCGGCAAACGCACCCACGGCCAGGAGCACGGCCGACAACCCGATCAGCACGGCGACGAACACGAGCATCGCCCCCGCATGGCCGAGTTTCATGAACGCCATCATCTGCGCGGTGATCACGCACATGCCCGCGATCGTGAACATCACGATCGCCAGCGCATTGCGCACGAAGCTCACGCGTTCGCCTGGAAATACGCGGTCGCGGGGCGCCGGAACATCAGGTAGACGAACAGCGCGAACAGCAGGACGCCCGGAATCAGCACCGCGTACATCGACGCCGGCATGTTGATGAACGAGAACGCGAAACTGAACACGGCCGTCGCGATGTAGGTCTTGCGCGACCATTCGCGGCCCTTGAGGATCGCGATGCCGACCACGACATTCACGACTTCGAGGATCACGCTGATGCCGAGCGTCGCCCAGACGGGCAGCAGGTATTGCGACAGCAGCGCCTGGGTGGTCGGCATGCCGATCGTGAAGGGCGTATAGATGCACGTGATCGCGTTGGTCACGATGATGATCCACGCGAGAATGGTCAGCGAAATCGGTCTTTTCATTGTGTTTTCCTTGTTATTCGCCGCCATGGTGGCCCCCGGGACGGCGCGCTCGCGGTCACGATGGCCGCAGTCGGGCCATTGTCGGGGAAGCGCACGGCGAACGCAACGGACGGCCCGCGCCGCTCGCGCCGTCCGCCGCCTGCGGTGCGCGCGGCGCTAGCCGGCGTCCGCTTCGTCGTCGCGCCAGTCGATATCGCCGCACAGCACGCGCTGCGCATCGCCGACCCGCACGGCCACCGACAGCGTCACGCACGGCTGCGCCTCGTTGATCGACAGGTACGGCCGCGTGACCTGCACGCGCCCCGGCTCGGCGATCGCCGAGCGGAAATACGGCCGGCGCAGCCAGTTCGCGCCCTGCGCGTCCGCCAGCGGCGAGAAGCGCGCCTCGGCGAGCGCGCGGTCGGCGCGCAGCACGACGTTGCGGCCCGACTGGCGGCCGTGCGCGTCGAGCAGGAAGCAGCGCGCGGCCGCGTCGAGCGCGAGGAAGTTCCAGCACACCTCGTCGAGCGGCTCGCCGGCCGCGAGACGCTCGGCCGCGCGTTCGAACGCGCGCAGGTACGGCGCGATCCGCTGCGCATCGCGCCGCTCGCGCGCGTCGGTCTGCTGCCGAAAACGCTCGGTCAGCTCGCCGATGCAGCCCGTCGCGGCCGCGCTGTCGGGCAGCCCCGGCGCCGGCCGGCCGAAGTAGTAGCCCTGTACGAAATCGGCCTCGCACGACAGCGCGATCTGCGCCTCGTGCTCGGTCTCGATGCCCTCGACGAGCACCAGCTTGCCGGCCTCGTGCAGCAGCGTCACGAGCCCGTGCAGGATCGCGGTGAGCCCGGTGCGGTGCGCTGCGTGCGACAGCATGATCCGGTCGAGCTTCACGATGTCCGGGTTCAGCTGCCAGATCCGCTCGAGGTTCGAGTGACCCGCGCCGAAATCGTCGAGCGCGATCAGGAAACCGTGCGTGCGGAATTCGCGCACGGCCTCGGCAAGCCGCTCGACGTCTTCCGCGCGCTGTTCGAGCACTTCGAGCACGATGCGGCGCGGCGGCATGCCGAGCCGCTTCAGGTTCGCGAGCAGCGCGGCCGCCTGGAACGGGTCGGTGAGCACGCCCGGATGGACGTTGAGGAACAGCCATTCGCGCTCCGCGCCGAGCAGCGCGAAGTTCTCGAGATGCAGCGCCTGCGCGAGCCGGTCGAGCTGCAGCAGCTCGCCCTGGCGCGCGGCTTCGCCGAACACGTCGAGCGGCGACACGGCGCGGTCGAGCGCATCGTGCGCGCGCAGCAGCGCCTCGTAGCCCACCGCACGCTGGTGCGACAGGCTGAATATCGGCTGGAACACGGTCGTGAGCGTCAGGTCGCGGTGCTGCGTCGCCAGACGTTCGAAGCCGGAACTCACCTCCCGCTCGAACCGGTACGGCGACGCGGCGGCCGGACGCTCCTGTTGCACGATCGTCATGCCTTCCTCCTGGTATTGCCTTCGAACGCGGCGCCCGACGAAGCGAGCGGCGCGTGCAATGTCATGGTTGGACCCTCGGTTGCCCGGTCGGCGCCGGACGGCTGACCAACATCAAGCAAGCTCCGTGCAAGGCTCGGACAATCCGTGCGCGGCGCAGGCCCACCGGGCTGCCGCACCATCTCGGCGCATCTCCGACGCACCATTTTCGTGCACACGCACCGGCCTCTCGAACGCACCCGTCACGCTGTCACGCTACACTCCGTACGATCGTTTCATTCCCCGTATTCGCCGTATCGATGGAAATCGTCTTCACCGTCCTGATCCTGCTGCTGACCGTCGCGCTGTCCGGCGCCGTCACGCGCATCCTGCCGTTCCAACTGCCGTTGCCGCTGATGCAGATCGCGTTCGGCGCGATGCTCGCGTGGCCGAAGCTGAACCTGCACGTCGCGTTCGATCCCGAAATCTTCATGCTGCTGTTCATTCCGCCGCTGCTGTTCGCGGACGGCTGGCGGATTCCGAAGCGCGAGCTGTACCTGCAGCGCCGCGCGATCCTGATGCTCGCATTCGGGCTCGTGTTCATGACGGTACTCGCAGTGGGCTACTTCGCGCACTGGCTGATACCCGAGTTGCCGCTGCCGATCGCGTTCGCGCTCGCGGCCGTGCTGTCACCGACCGACGCGGTCGCGCTGTCCGGCATCGCCGGCAAGGGCCGGATCCCGCCGCAACTGATGCACATCCTCGAAGGCGAGGCGCTGATGAACGACGCGTCGGGCCTCGTCGCACTGAAATTCGCGATCGCGGCCGCGCTGACGGGCATGTTCTCGCTGCGCGACGCGTCGGTCACGTTCGTGATCGTCGCCGCCGGCGGGCTCGCGACGGGCGCGATCGTGTCGTGGGCATTCAGCGCGCTGTCGACGCGCTTCCTGAACGCCGAGCAGGAAGGCGATCCGGCCCCCGGCATCGTGATGACGCTGCTCGTGCCGTTCGCGGCCTACCTGTTCGCCGAGCACCTCGACCTGTCGGGCGTGCTGGCGGCCGTGTCGGCCGGGATGATGATGAACTACACGAGCTTCTCGCGTAAAAGCACCGTCGCGTCGCGCGTACGCGCCGAAAGCACGTGGGCGATGATCGAGTTCGTGTTCAACGGCATGGTGTTCATCATGCTCGGGCTGCAGCTGCCGCACATCATCGGCCGCACGCTCGTCGACGCGCACCACACGAGCGACGCGCTCGTCGGCCGGATGGTCTTCAACGTCTGCGCGATGATGCTCGCGCTGTATGCGATCCGCTTCCTGTGGGTCTGGCTGCTGCGCTGGTTCGCGAGCCGTCGCGCCGCACGCCAGGGCCTCACGGGCACGATGGCCGGCGTGCGCACGATCGCGGTGATGACGGTCGGCGGCGTGCGCGGCGCGGTCACGCTCGCCGGCGTGCTGTCGATTCCGGTCGCGCTGTCCGACGGCGTGCCGCTGCCGGGCCGCGACACGGCGATCTTCGTTGCATCGGCCGTGATCCTCGGCTCGCTCATCGTCGCGGTGATCGGCCTGCCGCTGCTGCTGCGCGGCGTGCGTTCGTCGCGCAGCCCGCTCGGCGACGAGGAACGCGCCGCGCGCGCCGCCGCCGCTCAGGCCGCGATCCGCGCGATCGACTCGTCGCACGACGCGATCTCGGTCGATCTCGACGAATCGGGCGCCGCACGCTGCGCGGATATCTCCGCACGCGTGATGGACCAGTACCGCCGCCGCCTCGCGACGCTCGCCGAGGACGGCCCCACGCCGCGCGCGGAAGCGAAGCAGGCCGAAACGATGGAACTGCAGATGCGGATCGCGGCCGTGCGCGCGGAACGTTCCGCGCTTTATCGGCTGCGCAGCGAGAGCAAGATTTCCGACGAGACGCTGACGAAGCTGCTCCGCGAGATCGACCTGTCCGAGACCGCGCTGTCGACGCGCAAGAAAGGCATTCTCTGAAGGTCCGGCCGCTGCCTGTACGCAGCAGCTTGGACCCAACAAAAAACGGCGACGCTCAAGCGTCGCCGTTTTCACATCCGACCGCGTTCGCGTTACTTCGCGACGACGACCGGAATCCCCTTCAGCATTCCCGCGCCCTTCATCTCGTCGAGCGCGTGCTGCACGGCCGCGCTCGTCGCCGCTTCGATGCCGAGCTGCAGTGCCAGCTCGCGCTCCGCGCGCTTCACGCCGGCAAGATTGCGCACCTTCACGTGCCCGAAGCCGCGCACGCGGGCATGCAGGTCGGCCAGTTGCACGACCTGCGCCGCATTGCCGGCGGTCGTCGCGGCGAGCGCACGCGCGAGCGTCGTCTCGTAGTCGTCGGCGAGCGCACGCTCCATCCTGCGCTCGACGGTGCGGCCGAACGGATCGAGCCACGTGCCGCGCAGGCTGCGCACGCGCGCCAGCATGCCGAACACCGGCCACATCCACTGGCCGAACACGCGCTTCTTCGGCGCGCTGCCGTCGCTGCCGGCCTTCGCGACCGTCGGCGGCGCCAGGTTGAACTTCACGCGATAGGCCTGCCCCGGCACGCCTTCGAACTGCGCTTCAAGCGCCGTGCGGAACGCGTCGTCCGTGTACAGCCGCGCGACCTCGTATTCGTCCTTCACCGCGAGCAGCCGGTAGAACGTCGTCGCGACCGCGCGCGTCAGCGCTTCGTCGCCCTTCGCGCGCGCCGCGCTCACGAGCGCACGGTAGCGCTCGACGTAGCGTGCGCCGCCGTACGCGTCGAGACGCGCTTCGCGATCGGCGATCAGTTCGGCGAGCGTCTCCGGCGCGGCATGCGCGGCCACCGTGTGGCGCGCGTTCCACAACGCATCGAGGCCTGCCGCGTCGCCGGCCGCCATCCGGCCGATCGAGAACGCGAGCTTGTTCATCGGCACCGCGACGTTGTTCAGCTCGATCGCGCGCATCATCGCCGCGTGCGACACCGGCACGAGGCCGAGCTGCCACGCGTAGCCGAGCATGAGGATGTTCGCGCCGATCGAATCGCCGAGGAACTTCGCGGCGAGCGCCTGCGCGTCGCAGCTCGACAGGTAGCCGTCACCGGCCGCGTGGTGCATCTTCTCGAGCAGCGCATCCGCATGCAGGTTCGCGTCGGGGTTCTGCACGAACGACGCGTTCGGGATCCGGTGCGTGTTGACGACGATCCGCGAACGCTCGTGACGCACCGTCTGCAGCGCCTCGGCGCTCGCACCCACGACCATGTCGCACGCGAGCAGCACGTCGGCCTGCTGCGTGTCGATACGCACCTGGTTCAGCCAGCGGTCGCTCGACGCGATCCGCACGAACGACAGCACCGAGCCGCCCTTCTGCGCGAAGCCCATGAAGTCGAGCACCGACGCGCTCTTGCCTTCGAGGTGTGCAGCCATGCTGATCAGCGCGCCGACCGTCACGACGCCTGTGCCGCCGACGCCCGTCACGAGCATGTCGAACGGCGCCGCGTCGAGATGCGTGGCCGGCACCGGCAACGCGTCGACGCGCGCAGCGAGCGCGGCTTCGTCGAATGCGGCACCGGCGGCCTTCTTCAGCGCCGCGCCTTCGACCGTCACGAAGCTCGGGCAGAAGCCGTTCACGCACGAATAGTCCTTGTTGCACGACGACTGGTCGATGCGGCGCTTGCGGCCGAGCGGTGTTTCGAGCGGCTCGACCGACAGGCAGTTCGACTGCACGCCGCAATCGCCGCAGCCTTCGCACACCGCGTCGTTGATGAACAGGCGCTTGTCCGGGTCGGGGAATTCGCCTTTCTTGCGACGGCGGCGCTTCTCGGCCGCGCAGGTCTGGTCGTAGATCAGCACGGTGACGCCCGGCGTTTCGCGCAGCTCGCGCTGCACGGTGTCGAGTTCGCTGCGGTGATGGAACGTCGTGCCCGTCGGGAACTGGCCATGATGGCCGTCGTACTTCTCCGGTTCGTCGGACACAACGACGAAGCGCGACACGCCTTCCGCCTCGACCTGCCGCGCGATCTGCGGCACCGAGATGCTGCCGTCGACCGGCTGGCCGCCCGTCATCGCGACCGCGTCGTTGTAGAGGATCTTGTACGTGATGTTCGCTTTCGCGGCCACGGCCTGGCGGATCGCCAGGATGCCCGAGTGGAAGTAAGTGCCGTCGCCGAGGTTCTGGAACACGTGCTTCGTGTTGGTGAACATCGCGTGCGCGGCCCAGTCGACGCCCTCGCCGCCCATCTGGATCAGCCCCGTCGTGTCGCGCTCCATCCACGACGCCATGAAGTGGCAGCCGATGCCGGCCTGCGCGATCGAGCCTTCCGGCACCTTCGTCGACGTGTTGTGCGGGCAGCCCGAACAGAAATACGGCGTGCGCTTCACCGCATCGGCCTCGTTCGACAGGATCTGCGGCGCGACGAGATCGACCACGCGCTCGCGGCGGTCGAGCGCCGGCTTGTGGCGCGCGAGCCAGTCGGCGAACACCGGCAGGATGCGCGACGGGCGCAGCTCGCCGAGCTCGGACAGCAGGCAGGCGCCGGCGGCGTCATGCTTGCCGAGCACGCGCGGGCGCGCGCCTTCCGTGCGGTTGTACAGGTAGTCCTTGATCTGCTGCTCGATGACGGGGCCCTTCTCCTCGATCACGAGCACTTCGGCCAGCCCGTCGACGAAGGTTTCGACGCGGGTCATTTCGAGCGGATACGACAGGCCGACCTTGTAGATCCGTACGCCGGCCGCGTCGAGGTCGGCCACCGTCAGGTCGAGGCGGCGCAGCGCTTCCATCAGGTCGAGGTGCGCCTTGCCGCAGGTCACGATGCCGACGTTCGCCTGCGCGCTCGGCGCGATCCACTTGTCGATGCTGTTGGTGCGCGCGAAATGGCGCACCGCGTCGAGCTTCGCGGCGAGCCGTGCCTCGATCGTGAGGCTCGGCAGGTCGGGCCAGCGGTTGTGCAGGCCGCCCGCCGGCGGCGTGAAGCCTTCCGGCGCCGGCCACTGCGTCTGCAGCGCGTCGAGATCGACGGTCGAACCCGATTCGACCGTTTCCGAGATCGCCTTGAAACCGACCCATGCGCCCGAGTAGCGCGACAGCGCCCAGCCGTACAGGCCGAATTCGAGCATGTCGGCGATGTTCGCCGGGTTCACGACCGGCATGTGCCACGCGATCATCGCGAAGTCGCTCTGGTGCGGCATCGACGACGACACGCAGCCGTGGTCGTCGCCCGCGACGACGAGCACGCCGCCATGCGGCGACGAACCGTACGCGTTGCCATGCTTCAGCGCGTCGCCCGCGCGATCGACGCCCGGGCCCTTGCCGTACCACATCGCGTACACGCCCTCGACCGTGCGCTCGGGGTCGGCCTCGACGCGCTGCGTGCCGAGCACGGCCGTGCCGCCGAGTTCCTCGTTGATCGCGGGCAGGAAGCGCACGCCGCCGGCGTCGAGCAGTTTCTTCGCCTTCCACAGCTGCTGGTCGACCATGCCGAGCGGCGAACCGCGATAGCCGCTGACGAAGCCGGCCGTGTTCAGCCCCTGTTCGGTATCGACCGTGCGCTGCATCAGCAGCAGACGGACCAGCGCCTGCGTGCCGGTCAGGAAGATCCGGCCGCGCGTCGCGGTCAGGTTGTCGGTCAGGCGGTAGTCGGACAGGGCAGGCGTGCCGTCGACGGGCAGGCGGGCAGTCATGGGGGGATGTCTCCGGATTGTGCTGTTCTGGGCTGCTCGGCAGGGCGTCGGGTGACGCGTGACTGGCGGCAGCGAATGGCTCTATTTTTTCGTGCGCGGCCGAGAATGTTTTTTCTCATCTTGCTCGGATGGGTCCTGAGTGAGAAAAACTGCGCAGCTTTTTGCCGGGATTTGAGAGAGTTTTCGCGCATGGTGGCCGGACGGGATCGGCGACCTGTCGGGGCGGGCGGGTCGTTTGCCGGGAAAGCTCGCGGCCGTCCGACGGCGGCCGGGGTAGGCGGCAGCTGACGCTCGCGCCCCGCTGGACAAGGGTTTCAGCGGCTGGAGGCGGTCATCCTCACCGTTGAGTTGCACAGCGTTCCGATTGGTCGGTGGCGCGGGATGTCCACAATGCCGCGCCCTTCCCGCAGACCTGGCTCGCGCGCTCACCGTTCGATTGCACAGCGTTTCGAGTGGCCTGGGAGACAGGGTTTCCACATCGTTGTCGACATGCGTTTGGCGCTTGCCGCGACGCTCACCGTTCGAAATCACAGCGTGGCGAGTGGGTTTCAAGCGTGGATATCCACATTGACGGGGACGTATTGCGTCGATGGGAGGCTCGTCTTCAGCGCTCGAATGCTCGGGGGCGCGGGTGGGTTTGCTGGCTGGAAGGGTGAGCCGGAACGCGCATGCCGGGCAATCGCGGACTCGTACTCATCGTGGAAATACATTGAGTCGCGAGTGGGTTTGTCGGCCGGACAGGCACGCTGGCACATGCATGCCGGGCAATCGCGGGCTCGTGCTCATCGTGGAAATACATTGGGTCGCGAGTGGGTTTGTCGGCCTGACAGGCACGCCGGAACCCGCATGCTGAACAACCGCGGACTCACACTCACTGTGGAAATACACCAGGTCGCGAGTGAGTTCGTCGGCCGGACAGGCGCGCTGGTACACGCATGCGGCACAATCGCGGGCTCGCGCTTATCGTGGAAATACACTCGGTCGAGAGTGGGCTTATCGGCCGGACACGCACGCCGGAACCCGCATGCTGCGCAATCGCGGGCGTGCACCCACCGTTGAAACACACTGGGTCGCGAGCACGTTTATCGGCCGGACACACACGCCAGAACCCGCATGCGGCACAATCGCGGGCGGGCGCTCACCGTTGAAATACACAGGGCTTCGAGTGTCTGTAAAGGCGGTTATCCACGCCCGATCCGGCATTGCCGACCGGCCACGCGAGCACCCTCACCGTTGAAAACCACAGCCCTTCGAGTGATTCGGGACGCAGGATATCCACATGGATGAGCATCCGAGGAGCGATCTCTGATCCGCGCCCCGGAACGAGCAACCGGCCGGCAAGCCATGCTGGAAGCGGCTCACCGGCCGATCGGCACTCACCCTCACCATCGAAATGCACAGTGCGGCGATTCGTTTCGGCGGCCGGATATCCACAAGGAAGTTCGTGTTGTCCCCGTTCGCATGCTCGCGCGCGAGCCTGAGATACGCGACACGTCGGACGGCACCGGTGGCCGAATGATGGCATCCTGGCGCGCTGACCGCCGGTCGCGTGTTCACGCTCACCCTTGCGTTGCGCAGCGCTTCGAGCCGCTCGCGAACGCGGCGATGCGCAGCGAAATCTGCGTATTGCGGACCACATGCCCGCGCGCACCGTTAAAATGCACGGCCTTCCGGGTAGCTGCCGGAACCGGATCTCCACGTCGCGGCACACGCGCGGTTCGACCACGCTTGCGCGCGTTCGGCTAGAATGCGCGGCGCTCCGAACCACGGCAACGATCGGAAAACCGCGCCAGGACAGGCGCATCGCCCGATCGGACACCACCCCTCACCGTTGAATTCCACAGCATTTCGCCTCGTTCCAGGGCGAGTTGTCCACAACCCGCTTCATGCATTCCGCATCATCCGGTGACCCTCACCTGTGAAATGCACAGGGCGCCGAGTCGTTTCAGTGTGGGGATATCCACAACCGATCGCGCGGCGCGACCTTCGCCGGACCCTCGGCAGGGGCGGCTCACGCATCCGCCGGCGGCTATCGGGCAATCACCGGAAAACCCCGTCCAGACGGCCTCGGCGGCACGCTCACCATTCAAATGCACAGCGTTTCGAGTCGCCTCGATGGCGGGTTATCCACATCCGTCCGGCCTGGCTGCATCGAACGGACATGCGCCCGCGCGTTGCGTTACTCGTCGATCGACCGAATGACCGCTGCCGGATTGCCGCCGACCAACACGTTCGGTGGAACATCCCGCGTGACGACGGCACCGGCCGCGACCACCGAATTCTCGCCTACCGTCACACCGCCGATGATCGTCGCACCGGCGCCGATCCAGACGTTCCGTCCGATCACGATCGGCTTCGCGATAACGGCGTCATGCCGCCGCGAAGGCTCGACGGGATGGCCGGACGTGATGAGGCTGACGTTCGGCCCGATCATCACGTCGTCGCCGATCTCGAGCCCGCCGAGATCGTAGAACGTGCAGTTCTGGTTGACGAACACGTTGCGCCCGATTTTCATGCCGGTGCCGCCTGTCGCATGGAACGGCGGGATCAACACGAAGCCGTCGTCCACCTGCGTGCCGATCAGTTCTCCGAATAATGTGCGAACCTCGGCGGCATCGTCGAATGTCAGGCGATTGATCCGCACGGCGATCGACATCGCCCGCTTGACCTCGGCCACCATCGCCGCCGATTCCGGCGTTCTTCTCGGAATGATCGTGATGCGATCGTCGTTTGCCATGCGTGAGTTGTCTCCCATGATTTCCCTGTTTCGCGATGCATCGGCGCTTGCGGAAAGATGCCGGCGTTGCCGCAGGCGCGGGCGCTGCGGACTCCGTGATGTCGTGCAAGAAACGCCGGCTCACGCCGGAATCTCCACCTATTTATAACTAGTCTTCACATAACTAGTTATCGACATACATCATTACGCCATAAGGCTTTTCCCAGTTTTCTGCACGATGCACGCACGACACACAACGCATCCTGCCATCCCCGCAGATAGCCGCCCCTGGCCGAGCGCCCCTAGCCGGGCGCCCCTGTCCGAACCGCCGGCGCTCGGGTACGCTTGAGCATCCACCGGACCGACAGCTGCACCCAAACGCGGAGGCACGATGAAGCTCTACTACTGGCCGAAAACCCGGGCATTCCGGGCCTTGTGGATGCTTGAAGAACTCGGCGTGGTGTACGAACTCGTGCCGATCGACCTGCGTTCGCACGAACAGGGCAGCGACGCGTTCGTGCAGGTCAACCCGATGGCCAAGCTGCCCGCGCTCGACGACGGCAGCGTGCCGTTCGCCGAATCGGGCGCCGTGCTGCTCTATCTTGCCGACCGCTGCCCGGGTGCCGGGCTCGGCGTCGCGCCCGACGATCCGCTGCGCGGCCGCTTCCTCCAGTGGATGTTCTTCACGCCGACCTGCCTCGAACCGGCGATGGCCGAAAAATTCACCGGCGCGTCGGGCAATCCGGTCGCGTTCGGCTGGGGCAACATCACGCGCGTGCAGCGCGCACTTTCGCAAGCGCTCGCCCATAGTCCGTGGCTCGTCGGCGACCACTTCACCGCGGCCGACCTGCTGCTCGCCAGCACGCTGAAGATCGCGTTCGACGCGCATCTGCTGCCGCACGAAGGCGTGCTCGGAGACTACGTCGCGCGCGCCGAGGATCGCGACGCCTTCCGCCGCGCGGTCGCGATCGAACAGCGCGAAGCGTCGCGTCTGCTGCATGCGTGACGTATAGACGTGTAGCGCATGGGCGGCGCGACCAGCCGCCCGCGAGCGCATCTACGCGGCCGGGCCCGACGCCGCGGTCCCGGCATTGACCACCGCGCCCGGCGAGCCGCGCTCGTCGGTGTCGGCGTCGACCGGCACCACTTCATGAAAATGCGTGTAGTCGATGTGCGTGATGCCGTCTTCGTCGTGCATCAGGTCGACATAGCGGTGGCGCCAGCGGATCTCGCCATGCTCCCAGGAATGACGCGCCTGCATCACCTGCGCGGTCGTCTCGTCCGAGCCTTCGATCGTGATCAGCAACGATGCGTCGCGCGCGGCGAGCGACTCGGGCGTCTCGCCAAACAGCGCGCTCGATTCGTCGATCACGTGCATCAGATTCCAGCCGAGCAGGAAGATCGGATGCTCGCTGCGCACGAGCGGCAGGTCGTGGATCTTGCGCAGCGTGTAGCCCTCGTGCGTGCCTTCGACGCGCATCAGCCGCAGTTTCGCCTGCGCCTCCGCAATCACGTTCTGGCGCGCATTCGCGGCGCGCACCATCAGCGTCATCCTGCCGTCCAACGGCCGCACGATCGCGTAGCGCGCGAACAGGATCTTCGCCTGCGGCCGCGAAAACCGCGCGAATACGAGCCCCGTGGCCATCGCAATCCCCGACATCCCGACGAAGATCTCGAACGTAGCGACCAAGTGCGCATAGACGGTCTGCGGATGCATGTCGCCGTAGCCGACGGTCGCGAGTGTCTCGACGCTGAAGAAGAACGCGCCGCCGAAGCCGGCCGGCGACTGGTTTGCGATCGGCGTATGGCCGAGCAGGTAGAGCGTCGCAAAACCGCCGTTGAGCAGTAGAAACAGCGCGGCGAGCGACAGGAAGAATACGGGCCAGCTCACCGTCAGCGCGCGGTGATAGAGGTCGCGCCAGCCGAGCGGCGGCATCCCGTACGCGATGACCAGGCGCGTGCCCGACCAGATCTTGCGGCCACGGCCGCGGGAGGCTGGGGAGGACGAATCGACATTCATCGCGTGGTGCCGGAAGCAGGGAGGCGATGAGCGTAGCACGCGCGGCGGCGGCCGGGTATGCGTGCCGGTTCGGAATGGAAATCCTGCGCACCGCCGGCCGCGCGGCGCAAAAAAAACCGGCCGCGGAAGCGGCCGGCTGCGTCGTCAGCGTGAGGACCAGCGCGCCGTGCGCGCGGCGCTCACTTGCGGTCGACGATCACCTGGTCGAACGTGCCGCCGTCCGCGAAGTGCGTCTTCTGCGCGTTCGCCCAGCTGCCGAAGACCTGCTCGACGCTGAACGTCTTCAGCGGCTTGAATTCGGCCGCATGCTTCTTAAGCACGTTCGCGTCGCGCGGGCGCAGATGATGTTGCGCGATGATCTCCTGCGCTTCCGGCGTGTACAGGTAGTCGAGATACGCCTGCGCGACCTTGCGCGTGCCCTTCTTGTCGACGACCTTGTCGACGACGGCGACGGGCGGCTCCGCGAGGATGCTCGCCGACGGGTACACCGCGTCGAACTGCGCGCCCGATGCGCCGGTGTCCATCAGCGCGCCTTCGTTCTCGAACGTGACCAGCACGTCGCCGATGCCGCGCTGCGTGAACGTCGTCGTCGCGCCGCGGCCGCCGGAGTCGAGCACCGGCACGTTGCGGAAGATCGCCTTCTCGAAATCGATCGCCTGCTGGTCGGTCGCGCCCTTCTGCTTCTGGAAGCCCCACGCGGCGAGATACGCATAGCGGCCGTTGCCCGACGTCTTCGGGTTCGCGATGACCACCTGGACACCCGGCTTCGCGAGATCGCTCCAGTCCTTGATCGCCTTCGGGTTGCCCTTGCGCACGAGGAACACCATCGTGGTCGAGTACGGCGAGCTGTTGTCCGGGAAGCGCGCGCGCCAGTCCTTCGGCAGCAACTGGCCACGCTCGGCGAGCAGGTCGATGTCGTTCGGCTGGTTCATCGTCACGACGTCGGCCTGCAGCCCTTGCAGCACCGACAGCGCCTGCGCGCTCGACGCGCCGTGCGACTGCTTGATCGCGATCGTCTCGCCGGTCTTCTGCTTGTAGGCAGCGGCAAAACCCGCGTTGATGTCCTTGTACAGTTCGCGCGTCACGTCGTACGACACGTTCAGGATCGACGTATCCGCGTGCGCGGCCGTCGCCGCCACGACCAGCGCCGCCGCCGCGCCCGTGTGCAGCCAGCGACCGATCCCCTTCATGCTTGCCATCGTGATATGCCCCGTTTCCAGTGGTGGTGAATGTGCGTGACGGCACGCGTACGCGCTGTCATCGAAACGTAAGCGGGCATTCTAGCGGCCGTGCGCGGCGCCCTTTCCAATCAGTCGTGGAAAGCAAATCTCGAATCCTGCTAAACGGCAGCGGACGCTCGCGTGCGGATCGGATCCGGTGTTAAGATCGCCGCTCAACCCATTTCCCGGTTCCTCCATGTCCGCTGCCCTGCGCTCGCTTCCGATCCTCGCCGCCGTCGCGGCAGGTGCGCGCGCGGTCGGGCTGAAACTGAA includes these proteins:
- a CDS encoding sulfate ABC transporter substrate-binding protein, with translation MASMKGIGRWLHTGAAAALVVAATAAHADTSILNVSYDVTRELYKDINAGFAAAYKQKTGETIAIKQSHGASSAQALSVLQGLQADVVTMNQPNDIDLLAERGQLLPKDWRARFPDNSSPYSTTMVFLVRKGNPKAIKDWSDLAKPGVQVVIANPKTSGNGRYAYLAAWGFQKQKGATDQQAIDFEKAIFRNVPVLDSGGRGATTTFTQRGIGDVLVTFENEGALMDTGASGAQFDAVYPSASILAEPPVAVVDKVVDKKGTRKVAQAYLDYLYTPEAQEIIAQHHLRPRDANVLKKHAAEFKPLKTFSVEQVFGSWANAQKTHFADGGTFDQVIVDRK